The Halomonas sp. 7T genome contains a region encoding:
- a CDS encoding TRAP transporter substrate-binding protein, with protein MLKRTALIAAISTALLLPVAHAETLSLRVLGQPAGSGLIAQNKEQPFFEALAEHSGLDVSVQYIPVDVAGIPDTDGLRVLNSGLFDIVSLRGPQVSRDEPSILGLDLIGLNTSFEAGRNNVEAFYDYVDSRLQERFNAKLLGVWPAGPQVIFCSEDITGLDDLRGLRVRVGDQSAANFIGELGATGISMPFGDVQQALSRGVVDCAITGPASANSGGWPEAASTVLPIALQLAINGYAINMNTWNRLSAEQQTQLEEAIAKLSDDVWQYSEELYEDAMRCNAGESPCEFGTSYSLSEVPVSDADLATVTAAVEEVSLPLWARQCNAVAADCEAAWRDTVGAQLGL; from the coding sequence ATGTTAAAACGCACCGCACTCATTGCCGCCATTTCAACCGCCTTATTACTACCTGTCGCCCATGCAGAAACACTTTCGCTGAGAGTGCTAGGACAGCCTGCAGGCTCTGGGTTGATCGCGCAAAATAAAGAGCAGCCTTTCTTTGAAGCGCTTGCCGAACATAGCGGCCTGGATGTGTCTGTTCAGTATATTCCAGTTGATGTTGCCGGCATCCCCGACACGGATGGCCTGCGCGTACTGAACTCAGGGCTATTCGACATTGTTTCGTTGCGCGGGCCACAGGTGAGTCGTGACGAACCATCCATCCTGGGTCTCGATTTGATTGGCCTCAATACCAGCTTTGAAGCCGGACGTAATAACGTAGAAGCATTTTACGATTATGTAGATTCGCGCCTACAGGAGCGCTTTAACGCCAAACTTTTAGGCGTCTGGCCTGCAGGCCCCCAGGTAATTTTCTGCAGTGAAGACATCACCGGTCTAGACGATCTACGCGGCTTACGAGTGCGTGTGGGCGACCAAAGCGCAGCTAACTTTATTGGCGAACTTGGCGCGACCGGCATCTCCATGCCCTTTGGCGATGTGCAACAAGCGCTTTCCCGCGGTGTTGTAGACTGTGCGATTACTGGCCCTGCCTCTGCTAACTCCGGTGGCTGGCCTGAAGCAGCAAGCACGGTGCTGCCCATTGCACTGCAACTCGCCATCAATGGCTATGCCATCAACATGAACACCTGGAATCGCTTATCTGCTGAGCAACAGACCCAGCTTGAAGAGGCTATCGCCAAGCTAAGCGACGATGTTTGGCAATATTCTGAAGAGCTGTATGAAGACGCTATGCGCTGCAACGCGGGCGAATCACCCTGTGAGTTTGGAACCTCATACTCACTTAGCGAAGTACCTGTATCAGACGCTGATTTAGCAACCGTCACGGCGGCTGTCGAAGAAGTCTCGCTACCTCTCTGGGCTCGACAGTGCAACGCAGTAGCTGCTGATTGCGAAGCCGCTTGGCGTGACACCGTTGGCGCTCAGTTAGGCCTATAA
- a CDS encoding TRAP transporter small permease: MTTYSRILGVIFGSMMLLLALLITLETLIRKFFSLSLGGVDELGGYAIAIAAPLAFCVAMVEQSHIRINLLHMRLPTATQAVLNALAALSLGLLAAFLLYFTVQTVLDTQLYRSIAQTPWATPLIYPQSVWLIAMTAFSVAAALLSVKALLLLLKRDWKTLNRQFGPSSATDELEAELADLEQREGGKL, from the coding sequence ATGACCACTTACTCTCGCATTCTTGGGGTCATTTTTGGCAGTATGATGTTATTGCTTGCGCTATTGATCACCCTCGAAACTCTCATCCGTAAGTTCTTCTCGCTGTCACTAGGCGGTGTCGATGAACTGGGTGGCTACGCCATAGCCATTGCTGCACCGCTAGCATTCTGTGTTGCGATGGTTGAGCAATCGCATATTCGCATTAACTTGTTGCACATGCGCCTCCCCACTGCCACTCAGGCGGTTCTCAATGCACTGGCAGCCCTTTCACTAGGGCTGTTGGCAGCATTTTTACTCTATTTCACCGTGCAGACCGTGCTGGATACCCAGCTGTATCGCTCCATTGCGCAAACGCCTTGGGCGACGCCACTGATCTATCCTCAGTCCGTTTGGTTAATCGCCATGACAGCCTTTAGCGTGGCGGCGGCATTGCTCTCAGTTAAAGCGCTATTACTGCTCTTAAAACGTGACTGGAAAACGCTAAACCGCCAATTCGGCCCAAGCTCAGCAACCGATGAGTTAGAGGCAGAACTGGCCGACCTTGAACAGCGTGAAGGAGGTAAGCTATGA
- a CDS encoding TRAP transporter large permease, whose protein sequence is MSIPLIIGAFLAMLALMLLSLPVAVSILFVGVLGGYFMYGMPLVDMMGGVVWSSLNSPSMLAIPLFMLLGELLLRGGIADRMYAALAVWFNKLPGGLLHTNIATCTLFSATSGSSVATAATVGTIALPALHQYRYPIRPSLGSLAAGGTLGILIPPSINLLVYGQLANTSVSQLFAAGLVPGVTLALLFSVYLFIAHGKAGNASLVEVDVSLQEKLSLSKHLIPPVVIFGVVMGSIYGGLATPTESAAIGVVIALGFIIGGGKMSIDLLIHCSLQAAKTSGMVIIVLMCALLLNVTISMLGVTQALTQWVASFGLSAVGLLLVLLVFYVILGTFMDAMSMLVLTVPITVPMVMAVGIDPIWFGIFIVLMCEIALITPPVGMNLFVVQGVRKDGGSFNDVIWGSMPFVAIMALFTLAIMIWPSIVMWLPDLLAGR, encoded by the coding sequence ATGAGCATCCCCTTGATTATAGGCGCATTTTTAGCCATGCTCGCGCTGATGCTGCTAAGCTTGCCAGTTGCTGTTTCCATTTTGTTTGTGGGGGTGCTGGGCGGCTATTTTATGTATGGCATGCCCCTTGTGGACATGATGGGCGGCGTCGTTTGGAGTAGTTTAAATAGCCCCTCCATGCTTGCGATACCCTTGTTTATGCTGCTTGGAGAGTTGTTACTGCGAGGTGGTATCGCGGACCGCATGTATGCCGCATTGGCCGTTTGGTTTAACAAACTTCCTGGCGGCTTACTGCATACCAACATTGCCACTTGCACACTTTTCTCGGCGACCTCTGGTTCATCCGTGGCGACCGCTGCCACCGTGGGCACCATTGCACTTCCTGCGTTGCATCAATACCGCTACCCAATACGCCCTTCACTCGGCTCTTTAGCCGCTGGCGGCACGCTCGGCATTCTGATTCCCCCTAGCATTAACCTGCTGGTATATGGGCAATTGGCCAATACCTCAGTTAGCCAGCTGTTTGCGGCAGGTCTAGTCCCAGGGGTGACTCTGGCACTGCTGTTCTCCGTATACTTGTTTATTGCCCACGGCAAGGCAGGCAACGCATCACTGGTAGAAGTTGACGTTTCGCTACAAGAGAAACTCTCACTTTCCAAGCACCTTATTCCTCCGGTGGTCATTTTTGGCGTGGTGATGGGAAGTATCTATGGCGGCCTAGCGACCCCTACAGAGTCAGCCGCCATTGGTGTGGTCATCGCGTTAGGGTTTATCATTGGCGGCGGCAAAATGAGTATTGATCTACTCATTCACTGCTCTCTCCAAGCAGCTAAAACCTCGGGCATGGTGATCATCGTGCTGATGTGTGCGCTGCTACTTAATGTCACCATCTCGATGTTGGGCGTTACCCAAGCGCTGACTCAATGGGTTGCATCTTTTGGGCTTAGCGCTGTCGGCCTGTTGCTCGTACTGCTGGTGTTCTACGTGATCCTTGGCACCTTTATGGATGCCATGTCGATGCTGGTGCTCACCGTACCCATTACCGTACCGATGGTGATGGCTGTGGGCATTGACCCTATCTGGTTTGGCATTTTTATCGTCTTAATGTGCGAGATTGCTCTTATTACACCCCCCGTCGGCATGAACCTCTTTGTGGTTCAAGGCGTTCGTAAAGATGGCGGCAGCTTTAATGACGTTATCTGGGGATCAATGCCCTTTGTTGCCATTATGGCGCTGTTTACGCTCGCTATTATGATATGGCCCAGCATCGTCATGTGGCTTCCTGACCTACTGGCGGGGCGCTAA
- a CDS encoding aspartate/glutamate racemase family protein produces the protein MNTQTTSPENTARILIINPNTNGNVTHSIRQLISSITPAGTITKVTSPAHGPYAIESEQHKKEATQHVLTLIEQHNTESFDGYIMACFDDIAISEARAITQAPVISLAEAGMRSAAASGNLFTVITTFEEAVPTIKKLSTAYGLSKRCHVVATGIGVSDTAAQTKQAEARLHEAIQEAIRLKSTAVVLGSGAFAGRATALQKRYGIKISDGFAEALDYTLNNLQLQKRA, from the coding sequence ATGAACACTCAAACAACCTCGCCAGAAAACACAGCGCGTATATTAATTATTAACCCCAATACGAACGGCAATGTCACCCACAGTATCCGCCAACTAATCTCCAGCATCACCCCCGCGGGCACCATCACGAAAGTGACCAGCCCAGCTCACGGACCCTACGCTATCGAAAGCGAACAGCACAAAAAGGAGGCGACCCAGCACGTGCTGACATTGATTGAACAGCACAATACGGAGAGTTTTGATGGATACATCATGGCCTGCTTTGATGATATTGCTATTTCAGAAGCACGAGCGATCACCCAAGCCCCAGTCATCAGTTTGGCAGAAGCGGGCATGCGTTCCGCAGCGGCCAGCGGGAATCTGTTTACCGTAATCACGACGTTTGAAGAGGCCGTGCCCACCATTAAGAAGCTTAGCACCGCCTATGGGTTGAGCAAACGCTGCCATGTGGTTGCCACAGGCATTGGTGTTTCTGACACTGCCGCGCAAACTAAGCAAGCCGAAGCTCGGCTACACGAGGCGATTCAAGAGGCAATCCGACTAAAATCCACCGCCGTTGTATTGGGCTCAGGCGCATTTGCAGGGCGTGCAACGGCACTGCAAAAACGATACGGCATTAAAATTAGCGATGGTTTCGCTGAAGCGTTAGATTACACGCTTAACAATCTACAACTCCAAAAGCGCGCCTAA
- a CDS encoding Rieske (2Fe-2S) protein, with amino-acid sequence MYDAWRNYANAPQAGATVCPSNHIEEGTTRCLEIISNDEPFPVIVTRIDGDIYCYVNACPHQHLPLNYRSNSIISSDKNRLLCSAHGAVFDSKTGNCLTGAFDNLDAIPVFEDQQRNVCIGHSLP; translated from the coding sequence GTGTACGACGCTTGGCGTAACTATGCGAATGCCCCCCAAGCGGGGGCTACTGTTTGCCCTTCTAACCATATAGAAGAAGGCACTACACGCTGCTTAGAAATCATAAGTAATGATGAACCCTTCCCTGTCATTGTAACGCGCATAGATGGTGATATTTATTGCTACGTTAATGCCTGCCCCCACCAGCATTTACCGCTGAACTACCGCTCAAACAGTATCATTTCATCAGACAAAAACCGTTTACTATGCAGTGCCCATGGCGCAGTATTTGATAGCAAAACAGGCAACTGCTTAACAGGTGCTTTTGATAACCTTGACGCCATACCAGTATTTGAAGACCAACAAAGGAATGTATGTATCGGGCACAGCTTGCCCTAA
- the hppD gene encoding 4-hydroxyphenylpyruvate dioxygenase yields MGPFPHDAPKVTISDANPAGTDGFEFVEFAHPEPEKLDSLFRQMGFVPVAKHRDKSITVYRQGDINYLLNSEPDSHASAFIEAHGPCAPAMAWRVVDAQHALKRAVDLGAEEFTGSKSIDAPAVIGIGGSLLYFIDTYGEKGSCYSNEFEWLDEEDPKPKGFGFYYLDHLTHNVIRGNMDTWYKFYHDTFNFREIRYFDITGKVTGLTSRALTSPDGKIRIPINESADDHSQIEEYLREYNGEGIQHIAIATDDIYTGTDLIATEGLEFMPGPPSIYYEKSLERVKDHQEPLDKLRNRGILIDGEGVVGGGETRILLQIFSKTVIGPIFFEFIQRKGDDGFGEGNFKALFESIEEDQINRGVLQGAAE; encoded by the coding sequence ATGGGTCCTTTTCCTCATGACGCCCCTAAAGTCACCATAAGCGATGCCAACCCAGCGGGTACGGATGGCTTTGAATTTGTTGAGTTCGCCCACCCAGAGCCCGAAAAACTAGACAGCCTATTTAGGCAAATGGGTTTCGTTCCTGTCGCTAAACACCGTGACAAATCGATTACCGTTTACCGTCAGGGTGATATTAACTATCTGCTTAATAGTGAGCCTGATTCCCATGCATCAGCGTTTATTGAGGCGCACGGCCCTTGTGCACCGGCCATGGCTTGGCGTGTTGTTGATGCTCAGCATGCGCTGAAACGTGCCGTTGATTTAGGGGCTGAAGAGTTCACCGGCAGTAAATCCATTGATGCACCGGCAGTTATTGGCATTGGCGGCTCGCTGCTTTACTTTATTGATACGTATGGTGAGAAAGGCAGCTGTTACTCAAATGAGTTTGAGTGGCTAGATGAGGAAGATCCTAAGCCTAAAGGCTTTGGCTTTTACTATCTTGACCACCTCACTCATAACGTTATTCGCGGCAATATGGACACATGGTATAAGTTTTACCATGACACCTTTAACTTCCGCGAAATACGCTACTTCGATATCACTGGTAAAGTCACTGGCCTAACAAGCCGCGCTTTAACCTCTCCCGATGGCAAAATCCGTATTCCCATTAACGAGAGTGCCGACGATCACAGCCAAATTGAAGAGTACTTACGCGAATATAATGGCGAAGGCATTCAGCATATCGCCATTGCAACCGACGATATCTATACCGGCACTGACTTAATTGCGACGGAGGGACTTGAATTTATGCCTGGCCCGCCGAGCATTTATTACGAAAAATCGCTTGAGCGCGTCAAAGACCACCAGGAGCCTCTTGATAAACTGCGTAACCGCGGCATTTTGATTGATGGCGAAGGCGTGGTGGGCGGTGGCGAAACCCGAATTTTGCTACAAATTTTCTCAAAAACGGTGATTGGCCCGATCTTCTTCGAGTTTATTCAGCGTAAAGGCGATGACGGTTTTGGAGAAGGCAATTTTAAAGCACTCTTCGAATCCATCGAAGAGGATCAAATCAACCGAGGCGTATTGCAAGGTGCTGCTGAATAG
- a CDS encoding Lrp/AsnC family transcriptional regulator, with product MHGISLDRYDLAILSALQKNSALTNAELGERVSLSSSQCSRRKARLEAEGVIKGYSARLDANSLGFGLRAITRVNLKAHGESMDDDFVALLTKHAMVREAYSVSGDADYVLHVIAKDLTEFSDFIHHHLLPHPNVTQVRSEIILRSMKEEQGLPVSGS from the coding sequence GTGCACGGAATTTCTTTGGATCGTTACGATCTTGCAATTTTATCAGCGTTGCAAAAAAATTCAGCCCTTACCAACGCAGAACTGGGTGAGCGCGTCAGCCTTTCCTCTTCTCAATGTTCCCGACGCAAAGCGCGCTTAGAAGCTGAAGGGGTAATTAAGGGGTATTCGGCTAGGCTTGATGCCAACAGTCTTGGATTTGGCTTACGTGCGATCACTCGGGTTAATCTCAAAGCACATGGTGAAAGCATGGATGATGATTTTGTCGCGTTACTGACAAAGCATGCCATGGTGCGTGAGGCTTACTCTGTGTCGGGAGATGCAGACTATGTATTGCACGTTATTGCCAAAGATCTCACCGAGTTTTCAGACTTTATTCATCACCATTTATTGCCTCATCCTAATGTCACCCAGGTTCGTTCTGAAATCATACTGCGCAGTATGAAAGAGGAGCAGGGGCTGCCGGTGAGTGGTAGCTAG
- a CDS encoding sigma-54-dependent transcriptional regulator, protein MRLKFYCQNRIGILRDIVAQFADYRINVARGEVGGEQGNTIYLHVPKLLNAQLSTLKPVLEAIPGVFGVKRASLMPSERRHLELDALLSSLSDPVMSIDMQGRIVAANRIAVQVLGVRVQEVPGLSLDRYLDEVDLPEVIRRNNSRINGLRIKLKGDTYLADIAPLHTEDTKVDSLAGAVVTLHRADRIGARIYQVQRQELRGFEAIFQSSSRLEEVINEARRMAPLDAPLLIVGETGTGKELVARACHLASPRGQAPFVVLNCAGLPESMAETELFGYAPGAFEGARLEGKLGLLELNEGGTVFLDEVGEMSPRLQTKLLRFLQDGGFRRVGSDEETFLDVRVICATQQNLPQLCNEGLFRLDLYHRLNVLSLQMPPLRECLDGIEELAAYVLDRAARQIGCPLPELSPAALEKITRYDWPGNVRQLENVLFQAVSLCEEKAIQPVHLRLPQSDVSPELAGIPLEGSLSGMLGAVEKNILSTLYQQYPSSRQLGKRLGVSHTTIANKLRRYGIGAQDDT, encoded by the coding sequence ATGCGTCTTAAATTTTACTGTCAGAATCGCATCGGTATTCTTCGCGATATAGTGGCCCAGTTTGCCGATTACCGAATTAATGTCGCCCGGGGCGAGGTTGGCGGGGAGCAGGGCAATACCATCTATTTACATGTCCCGAAGTTGCTTAATGCGCAGTTGAGTACGCTTAAGCCGGTGCTGGAAGCTATCCCTGGGGTGTTTGGCGTTAAGCGCGCGAGCTTGATGCCCAGCGAGCGCCGCCATTTGGAATTAGATGCGCTACTGTCTTCGCTTTCTGATCCTGTTATGTCGATAGATATGCAGGGGCGGATTGTGGCGGCCAACCGCATCGCTGTGCAGGTATTGGGAGTGCGTGTTCAAGAAGTTCCAGGACTCTCGCTGGATCGTTACCTTGACGAAGTCGATCTTCCCGAGGTGATTCGCCGCAATAACTCACGCATCAATGGGCTACGGATCAAGCTGAAAGGCGACACCTATCTTGCCGATATTGCGCCACTGCACACCGAAGACACCAAGGTAGATTCATTAGCCGGGGCGGTGGTGACGTTGCACCGTGCCGACCGTATTGGTGCACGGATTTATCAGGTACAACGCCAGGAACTGCGTGGCTTTGAAGCTATCTTTCAGTCGAGTTCGCGATTGGAAGAGGTGATCAACGAGGCGCGACGTATGGCACCGCTAGATGCACCGCTGCTGATTGTAGGGGAAACGGGCACTGGTAAAGAGCTGGTGGCTCGTGCCTGTCATTTAGCAAGCCCCCGCGGGCAAGCGCCGTTTGTGGTGCTTAACTGTGCCGGGCTTCCCGAATCAATGGCTGAGACAGAGCTTTTCGGTTATGCACCCGGTGCCTTTGAAGGCGCTCGGCTAGAAGGAAAGCTTGGCCTTCTGGAGCTTAATGAAGGTGGCACCGTCTTTCTGGATGAAGTCGGGGAAATGAGCCCGCGCCTGCAGACAAAATTGTTGCGTTTTCTTCAGGATGGCGGTTTTCGGCGTGTAGGTAGCGACGAAGAAACCTTTCTGGATGTCCGAGTGATCTGTGCCACGCAACAGAACCTGCCACAACTGTGCAACGAAGGGCTGTTTCGGCTGGACCTTTATCATCGGCTCAATGTGCTTTCGCTGCAGATGCCTCCGTTACGCGAGTGCTTGGACGGCATTGAAGAGTTAGCGGCCTATGTGCTTGATCGTGCAGCACGTCAGATAGGCTGCCCTTTGCCTGAGCTTTCGCCTGCGGCGTTGGAAAAAATCACCCGCTACGACTGGCCGGGAAATGTGCGTCAGTTGGAAAATGTACTGTTCCAAGCGGTGTCGCTATGTGAAGAGAAAGCCATTCAGCCGGTGCATTTGCGTCTACCTCAAAGTGACGTATCGCCTGAGCTGGCGGGCATACCCCTAGAGGGAAGCTTGAGCGGCATGTTAGGAGCAGTAGAGAAAAATATCTTAAGTACGCTGTATCAGCAGTACCCCTCCAGCCGTCAGCTAGGCAAGCGGTTGGGGGTTTCCCATACCACCATTGCCAATAAACTCAGGCGTTATGGCATTGGTGCTCAAGACGACACCTGA
- a CDS encoding sodium-dependent transporter, producing MTTTNTPPKTLWLGRWGFVLAATGSAVGLGNIWKFPYITGEFGGGAFVLVYLACILAVGVPIMMAEISFGRRGRGSPIDAIRRVVHESGRGSFWSIFGWMAMLCGFMILSFYVVVAGWSFSYLWKMLSGGLAGNSVDDMAAIFAANNANPFTLGAWSTLVTVLTMLIVGKGVQAGIEKSVSWMMPGMVIMLGILIGYGAFSGGFADAWSFLFSFNTEGLSSEGLLAALGHAFFTLSLASGAILTYGSYLPEGHSIARTTFSVAIADTVVALMAGLAIFPIIFANGMNPGQGPGLIFMSLPLAFQAMPFGTLFGVLFFVMLSMAALTSSISMIEATVAWLVASKGMTRKRASWGVGIVLWLVSTLAMLSFNMGADWTVAGRNFFDWLDYLTSRWMMPLGGLGMALMAGFLLRNEIFRQELGLTRTQHMLWLFMVRYVSPLGIVLIFIDALGLATLQVGTQWPWLLALLVLITVVGELASPRLRHQAS from the coding sequence ATGACAACGACAAATACGCCTCCCAAAACGCTGTGGCTGGGCCGCTGGGGGTTTGTACTCGCAGCCACTGGTTCTGCCGTGGGCCTGGGTAATATCTGGAAGTTTCCTTACATCACCGGCGAGTTTGGCGGTGGCGCTTTTGTGCTGGTCTATCTGGCCTGCATATTGGCGGTAGGTGTGCCTATCATGATGGCTGAAATTAGTTTTGGCCGCCGTGGCAGGGGCAGCCCGATTGATGCTATCCGCCGAGTGGTACACGAGTCGGGACGTGGCAGTTTCTGGTCAATCTTCGGTTGGATGGCCATGCTGTGTGGTTTCATGATTCTGTCGTTCTACGTTGTTGTTGCTGGCTGGTCATTTTCCTATCTATGGAAAATGCTAAGCGGCGGACTGGCGGGCAACAGCGTCGATGACATGGCGGCAATTTTCGCCGCTAATAATGCCAACCCTTTCACGCTAGGCGCTTGGAGTACGCTGGTGACGGTGTTGACCATGCTCATCGTGGGCAAGGGCGTACAAGCAGGCATTGAAAAGAGTGTCAGCTGGATGATGCCGGGCATGGTTATCATGCTGGGCATACTGATTGGCTACGGTGCTTTCTCTGGTGGCTTTGCTGATGCTTGGTCGTTTCTGTTTTCTTTCAATACTGAAGGGCTAAGCAGTGAAGGACTCTTAGCGGCGCTGGGTCATGCCTTCTTTACCTTGTCGCTGGCCTCCGGTGCGATACTGACGTACGGCTCTTACCTGCCAGAAGGTCACTCTATTGCGCGCACGACGTTCAGTGTGGCCATTGCTGATACCGTTGTCGCGCTGATGGCTGGCTTGGCTATCTTCCCGATTATTTTCGCTAACGGAATGAATCCCGGCCAAGGGCCAGGGTTGATCTTTATGAGCTTGCCCTTGGCTTTCCAGGCAATGCCGTTTGGTACGCTGTTTGGTGTGTTGTTCTTTGTAATGCTGTCGATGGCTGCGCTTACGTCGTCAATTTCGATGATCGAAGCGACCGTGGCTTGGCTCGTTGCAAGCAAAGGGATGACGCGTAAACGGGCATCCTGGGGTGTGGGCATTGTGCTCTGGCTGGTGAGCACCTTGGCAATGCTGTCGTTCAATATGGGTGCGGATTGGACGGTGGCAGGCCGTAACTTCTTCGACTGGTTGGATTACCTGACCTCTCGCTGGATGATGCCGCTAGGCGGTTTGGGTATGGCGCTGATGGCAGGCTTCCTGCTGCGCAATGAAATTTTCAGGCAAGAGCTTGGCCTTACCCGCACTCAGCATATGCTGTGGCTGTTTATGGTGCGTTATGTCAGTCCGTTAGGCATCGTGCTAATTTTCATTGATGCGCTGGGCCTCGCGACCCTCCAGGTCGGTACTCAGTGGCCATGGTTGTTGGCACTGCTAGTGCTAATTACTGTGGTGGGAGAACTGGCTAGCCCACGACTGCGTCACCAAGCTTCCTGA
- a CDS encoding DUF6455 family protein, with amino-acid sequence MATAKKTETTSWWERLTERCYATSTATLARNVKQQAGASYDALINDLERPLEPHFERELARQLATDQPAHFSPASTLMPVMMQRFGLQVKSLEESGLANHADYVALRDTCNACAVVGDCWKAMRAHAELEECRHLCPNANAFDALAAR; translated from the coding sequence ATGGCTACTGCTAAAAAAACAGAGACCACCTCTTGGTGGGAACGCCTAACTGAGCGCTGCTATGCAACGTCAACCGCAACGCTCGCCCGCAACGTAAAACAGCAAGCAGGCGCTAGCTATGATGCGCTTATCAATGATTTAGAAAGACCGCTAGAACCTCACTTCGAGCGAGAACTAGCAAGGCAGCTGGCAACCGACCAGCCTGCGCATTTCAGCCCAGCCAGCACCTTGATGCCCGTAATGATGCAGCGCTTTGGTCTTCAGGTGAAAAGCCTGGAAGAGAGCGGCCTAGCTAATCATGCTGACTATGTTGCACTGCGTGATACCTGCAACGCCTGTGCCGTCGTTGGCGATTGCTGGAAAGCAATGCGAGCCCATGCCGAGCTAGAGGAGTGCCGTCACCTATGCCCCAATGCAAACGCCTTTGACGCCTTAGCAGCACGCTAA